A window of Paenibacillus sp. 19GGS1-52 contains these coding sequences:
- a CDS encoding aldo/keto reductase has protein sequence MKYSYLGKSGLKVSQLCLGTMNFGPETEEKEAFKIMDAALDAGINFFDTANVYGGQERRGWTEEIIGRWFQQGGGRREKVVLATKVYNDMFDENDGPNSGAGLSGYKIRRHFEASLKRLQTDHIELYQMHHIDRNVSWDELWGAFEILVQQGKADYIGSSNFAGWHIATAQAEAKARHFLGLVSEQHLYNLLQRTPELEVLPAAKELGMGVIPWSPLAGGLLGRNALAGTGVRSSRSANLEKNRGQLEQFSALCKELGDHEDQVALAWVLANPAVTAPIIGPRTMQQFEDSLRVTEIILDEATLKKLDEIFPGPGRPAPEAYAW, from the coding sequence ATGAAGTACAGCTATTTAGGGAAATCCGGTTTGAAAGTCAGCCAATTATGTTTGGGTACCATGAATTTTGGCCCCGAAACAGAGGAAAAGGAAGCTTTTAAGATTATGGATGCTGCACTGGATGCTGGCATCAACTTCTTTGATACCGCCAATGTATATGGAGGCCAGGAGCGACGCGGCTGGACGGAAGAAATTATTGGCCGCTGGTTTCAGCAAGGGGGCGGACGGCGCGAGAAGGTAGTGCTGGCTACCAAAGTGTACAATGATATGTTTGATGAGAATGATGGACCCAATTCGGGAGCTGGCTTATCTGGTTATAAAATCAGACGGCATTTTGAAGCCTCATTAAAGCGTCTGCAGACCGATCATATCGAGCTTTACCAGATGCATCATATTGACCGCAATGTATCATGGGACGAGCTGTGGGGTGCTTTTGAAATTCTGGTTCAGCAAGGTAAAGCGGATTATATAGGTTCTAGCAACTTTGCAGGTTGGCATATTGCCACAGCACAAGCTGAAGCAAAAGCTAGACATTTCCTGGGTTTAGTATCCGAGCAGCATTTATACAATCTGCTGCAGCGGACACCGGAGCTTGAGGTTCTGCCAGCTGCTAAGGAGCTGGGGATGGGCGTCATTCCGTGGAGTCCGCTTGCGGGTGGATTACTGGGTCGCAACGCATTAGCGGGTACAGGCGTACGCAGCTCGCGTTCTGCTAATCTTGAGAAGAACCGCGGCCAGCTGGAGCAATTCTCCGCCCTCTGTAAGGAATTGGGCGACCATGAGGATCAGGTTGCTCTGGCTTGGGTACTGGCAAATCCGGCAGTGACCGCTCCAATTATTGGGCCGAGAACGATGCAGCAATTTGAGGACTCCTTGCGGGTGACTGAAATTATATTGGATGAAGCTACCTTGAAGAAGCTTGATGAGATTTTCCCAGGACCAGGACGTCCAGCTCCTGAAGCATACGCCTGGTAA